In Stieleria varia, one genomic interval encodes:
- a CDS encoding FAD-dependent oxidoreductase: MRWTRHPSDSCHGPGEFVLYWMHNALRANENPALDVAICFARQNGLPLLVYRGLSEDYPYASDRYHAFMLQGHRDVQCELQRRGIDSPFHLQRNGNRGPHLRDLVRRSAVLVTEEMPVHPLTGWIDRLHAKTKTPIVTVDCSCIVPAPTMDRCFTRAYEYRDATKSEYEKRVGAPYHDEPVDCEIYDGPLPFQPLCLQDACLASLIADCKIDHSIGPVADTPGGSRHGYKRWDDFKTNRLKHYAAHRNDATKHDGVSRLSAYLHFGMVSPFRIAREAHAVNAEKFLDELLIWREMSFHFCFHHSDTIDTMEALPEWAQQTLAEHCEDERPVCYSWETLARGTTGYAFWDACQRSLLKHGELHNNTRMTWGKSFLSWANTPARALQLTMDVNHRYALDGRDPSSYGGVLWCYGQFDRPFEPELEVFGKVRPRCLEDHARRLDLDRYHNIVDRPIAANLPRVAIIGAGMAGLAAARTLRDHGINVTVFDKSRGVGGRIATRRVDQEDPGEAITLDHGAQYFTARDPRFCRHVNSWIHDQIVAPWLGKIVQINSSGEIVSQPRRTPRYVGVPGMNAVAKHLASDLTVQSGTVQLETQISRLERVDDGWILIDTSHVQHGPFETVICNCPPEQSALLLADHTDLMDQIAQVKMRPCWAILVASQSLDGVPFDGAFVDDSPISWIAQNSNKPGRPGPPAWVIHASAQWSEDNLDLANDEVLEELLPHFENLIGKKIVDPIYLTAHRWRFAIPAEPLSKECLWDHVNGLGACGDWCGGPRVEGAFLSGMAMAGTLLRHVTIDRAPATCVGPCTQPSLFN, translated from the coding sequence ATGCGGTGGACCCGTCATCCGTCGGATTCGTGTCACGGGCCGGGTGAGTTCGTGCTGTATTGGATGCACAACGCCCTGCGGGCAAACGAAAACCCGGCCTTGGACGTCGCGATTTGCTTTGCCCGCCAAAACGGATTGCCCCTGTTGGTCTATCGTGGGCTGTCGGAAGACTACCCCTATGCCTCGGATCGCTACCATGCGTTCATGTTGCAAGGTCACCGCGATGTGCAGTGTGAATTACAACGACGAGGCATCGATAGCCCGTTTCATCTGCAACGAAACGGCAACCGCGGGCCGCACCTTCGCGACCTGGTGCGTCGCAGCGCCGTCCTGGTAACAGAAGAAATGCCGGTGCATCCGCTGACCGGTTGGATCGATCGGCTGCACGCGAAAACTAAGACACCGATCGTCACCGTCGATTGCTCTTGCATCGTACCCGCACCCACGATGGATCGCTGCTTCACGCGAGCGTACGAGTACCGAGATGCAACCAAGTCAGAGTACGAAAAACGTGTCGGTGCACCGTATCATGACGAACCGGTCGACTGTGAAATCTACGATGGTCCCCTGCCCTTTCAACCGCTGTGCTTGCAGGACGCTTGTTTGGCATCGCTGATCGCGGACTGCAAGATCGATCATTCGATCGGCCCGGTCGCCGACACACCCGGCGGCAGCCGACACGGATACAAACGCTGGGATGATTTCAAAACAAACCGACTGAAACATTATGCGGCTCATCGTAACGATGCGACCAAGCATGATGGCGTCAGTCGTCTGAGCGCGTACCTTCATTTCGGAATGGTCAGCCCTTTTCGAATCGCTCGTGAAGCACATGCGGTGAACGCAGAGAAATTTCTCGACGAGTTGCTGATCTGGCGAGAAATGTCGTTTCATTTCTGTTTCCATCACTCCGACACGATCGACACGATGGAGGCTCTCCCCGAGTGGGCGCAGCAAACCCTTGCCGAACATTGCGAAGACGAACGGCCGGTGTGTTACAGCTGGGAAACCCTTGCCCGCGGCACCACCGGATACGCATTCTGGGACGCTTGCCAGCGAAGCCTGTTGAAACATGGCGAGTTGCATAACAACACCAGGATGACTTGGGGTAAATCGTTTCTCTCTTGGGCAAACACACCCGCCCGCGCGCTGCAGTTGACCATGGACGTCAACCATCGCTATGCGTTGGACGGACGTGACCCCAGTTCTTACGGCGGAGTGCTTTGGTGTTACGGCCAATTCGATCGACCGTTTGAACCTGAACTGGAGGTTTTTGGCAAAGTCCGACCGCGGTGCCTGGAGGATCACGCACGACGCCTGGACTTGGATCGGTATCACAACATCGTCGATCGACCCATCGCAGCAAATCTGCCTCGCGTCGCAATCATCGGCGCCGGCATGGCGGGACTAGCAGCCGCTCGAACGCTCCGCGATCACGGGATCAACGTCACCGTATTTGACAAATCGCGTGGTGTCGGCGGACGCATCGCCACACGTCGTGTCGATCAAGAGGATCCCGGCGAGGCGATCACGCTCGATCATGGGGCACAGTACTTCACGGCACGAGACCCGCGATTCTGTCGTCATGTCAACAGCTGGATTCACGATCAGATCGTCGCGCCGTGGCTCGGCAAGATTGTTCAGATCAATTCCTCCGGTGAAATCGTTTCCCAGCCCAGACGTACACCGCGATACGTGGGTGTTCCCGGCATGAATGCGGTGGCAAAACATCTTGCCAGCGACCTGACAGTGCAATCGGGGACAGTGCAATTAGAAACACAGATCAGTCGCTTGGAACGCGTGGACGACGGCTGGATATTGATCGACACCAGTCACGTACAACATGGCCCCTTTGAAACCGTCATTTGCAATTGCCCGCCAGAGCAGTCCGCACTTTTGCTTGCGGATCACACGGATCTGATGGACCAGATCGCGCAAGTCAAAATGCGTCCTTGTTGGGCGATCTTGGTCGCTTCGCAGTCGCTCGACGGCGTCCCCTTTGACGGCGCCTTTGTCGACGACAGCCCGATCTCGTGGATCGCACAGAACAGCAACAAGCCGGGACGCCCCGGCCCGCCGGCTTGGGTCATCCATGCCTCCGCTCAGTGGTCCGAAGACAACTTGGATCTCGCCAACGACGAGGTCCTGGAGGAACTCTTGCCGCATTTTGAAAACTTGATCGGCAAAAAAATCGTCGACCCGATCTACCTGACCGCACACCGCTGGCGTTTTGCGATCCCCGCTGAGCCGCTTTCCAAGGAATGCCTCTGGGATCACGTCAACGGACTGGGCGCCTGCGGCGATTGGTGCGGCGGACCTCGCGTGGAGGGGGCGTTCTTGAGCGGCATGGCGATGGCCGGAACCCTCCTGCGGCACGTCACCATCGACCGTGCCCCCGCAACTTGCGTAGGACCATGCACGCAACCAAGTCTGTTCAACTGA
- a CDS encoding TylF/MycF/NovP-related O-methyltransferase, which translates to MIHLISKWNEKRRARRRKRHGGLYSDANGYPLDMNSDSVETIQRVREFTMTTPERLNGLCEAVRYISSAGIPGDVVECGVWKGGSMMAVAEMLKQFGDTHRELYLFDTYEGMPAPTDEDVSLVGQSASERLQQELAVDPSTLWCESPLDEVRHHMAKTGYPTDRTHFVKGMVEDTIPENAPQEIALLRLDTDWYESTLHEMNHLFPRLVDGGVLIIDDYGHWQGARQAVDEYLAEHNIAIMLNRLDYTGRIGIRHAGVHQVRNLQGHPGQRAQAA; encoded by the coding sequence GTGATTCATCTGATCTCCAAATGGAACGAAAAACGCCGAGCCCGCCGCCGAAAACGCCACGGCGGCCTGTACAGCGACGCCAACGGTTACCCTTTGGACATGAACTCTGATAGCGTCGAAACGATTCAACGCGTTCGCGAATTCACCATGACCACCCCCGAACGACTTAACGGACTTTGCGAAGCCGTTCGATACATTTCGTCCGCAGGCATCCCAGGTGATGTGGTCGAGTGCGGCGTCTGGAAAGGCGGCAGCATGATGGCCGTGGCCGAAATGCTGAAGCAATTCGGTGACACCCATCGTGAGCTTTACCTCTTTGACACCTACGAAGGAATGCCGGCACCGACCGACGAAGACGTCTCGCTGGTCGGACAATCCGCCAGTGAACGATTGCAGCAAGAACTCGCAGTGGACCCGAGCACCCTATGGTGCGAGTCGCCACTGGATGAAGTCCGCCATCACATGGCGAAAACGGGCTACCCCACCGATCGCACCCACTTCGTCAAAGGCATGGTGGAAGACACCATCCCCGAGAACGCTCCGCAAGAAATCGCGCTGCTGCGTCTGGACACCGACTGGTACGAATCCACACTGCATGAGATGAACCATCTCTTCCCTCGCTTGGTCGATGGCGGTGTCTTGATCATCGACGATTACGGACACTGGCAAGGCGCTCGACAAGCTGTCGATGAATACCTCGCCGAGCACAATATCGCGATCATGCTCAATCGTCTCGACTACACCGGTCGAATCGGAATCCGACATGCCGGAGTCCACCAAGTCCGAAACCTTCAGGGACATCCCGGCCAACGCGCCCAAGCCGCTTGA
- a CDS encoding glycine--tRNA ligase, with product MDKIVSLCKRRGFLFQSSEIYGGIQGFWDYGPLGVELKRNVKEAWWTDMIRGHNDLITPAGAPSTFEMVGLDSTIIMHPQVWKCSGHYDLFHDHMVDCRESKKRYRFDQVRGRWCEHRDQKIFVSTLAEVEQELDEVRRRAMKFFKLRPKNADELTVGNESLTLDQLDDTHSVLAPDAKSLDTLTEPREFNLMFKTTIGALGGEEDAAFLRPETAQGIFVNFKNVVDSSRVKIPFGIGQIGKSFRNEITPRNFTFRSREFEQMEIEFFCRPDQSQEWYRYWRDRRLAWYKTLGLSDESLIMREHHVEELAHYSVGTADIEYAFPFLPPGEYGELEGIAHRGDFDLRSHMEGKLDPNSPPGEPMKVELNEHGKPKHRGSGKDLSYRDEVTNEKFVPHVIEPSAGADRGVLAFLCEAYTEDEAPDENGEMQVRTVMKLHPRLAPVKAAVFPLVKKDGMPEVAQEIYGELKQSMNVFYDEKGAVGRRYRRQDEAGTPYCITVDTDTLTDKTVTIRDRDTLEQTRVKIDEVAAVIHTLLR from the coding sequence ATGGACAAGATCGTGTCGCTGTGCAAGCGACGGGGCTTCCTTTTCCAATCCAGTGAGATCTACGGCGGCATTCAAGGTTTCTGGGACTACGGACCGCTCGGCGTCGAACTCAAACGCAACGTCAAGGAAGCGTGGTGGACGGACATGATCCGCGGCCACAACGACTTGATCACTCCCGCCGGCGCCCCGAGCACGTTCGAAATGGTCGGCCTCGATTCGACCATCATCATGCACCCTCAGGTCTGGAAATGTAGCGGTCACTACGACCTCTTCCACGATCACATGGTCGACTGCCGAGAAAGCAAAAAACGGTATCGCTTTGACCAAGTCCGAGGCCGATGGTGTGAACATCGAGATCAAAAAATCTTTGTTTCAACGCTTGCCGAAGTCGAACAGGAACTGGACGAAGTCCGCCGACGGGCGATGAAGTTCTTTAAGCTCCGCCCCAAGAACGCGGACGAACTGACGGTGGGCAACGAATCGCTCACCCTCGACCAACTCGACGATACGCATTCGGTACTCGCCCCCGACGCCAAATCGCTTGACACGCTGACCGAGCCGCGTGAGTTCAACTTGATGTTCAAGACCACCATCGGTGCGCTTGGTGGCGAAGAAGACGCGGCGTTCCTGCGCCCCGAAACCGCGCAGGGCATCTTCGTCAACTTCAAAAACGTCGTCGATAGCAGCCGAGTGAAGATCCCATTCGGTATCGGCCAAATCGGCAAGAGTTTTCGTAACGAAATCACGCCACGGAACTTCACTTTCCGCTCACGTGAATTCGAACAGATGGAAATCGAATTCTTCTGTCGTCCCGACCAATCCCAAGAGTGGTACCGATACTGGCGTGATCGCCGCTTGGCTTGGTACAAAACGCTCGGCCTGTCAGACGAGTCGCTGATCATGCGCGAACACCACGTCGAGGAACTCGCCCACTACAGCGTCGGCACCGCCGACATCGAATACGCGTTTCCCTTCTTGCCACCCGGTGAGTACGGTGAACTCGAAGGCATCGCTCACCGCGGCGACTTTGACCTTCGCAGTCACATGGAAGGAAAACTGGACCCGAACTCGCCACCCGGTGAGCCGATGAAGGTTGAATTGAACGAACACGGCAAGCCCAAACATCGCGGCAGCGGCAAGGACCTCAGCTACCGCGACGAAGTCACCAATGAAAAGTTCGTCCCTCACGTGATCGAACCCTCTGCGGGTGCCGACCGCGGCGTCTTGGCATTCCTCTGCGAAGCCTACACGGAGGACGAGGCCCCCGACGAGAACGGGGAGATGCAGGTTCGAACGGTGATGAAACTGCACCCTCGCTTGGCACCCGTGAAAGCCGCCGTGTTCCCGCTGGTCAAGAAAGACGGTATGCCAGAAGTCGCCCAGGAGATCTACGGCGAGCTGAAACAGTCAATGAACGTGTTCTATGACGAGAAAGGTGCCGTGGGACGCCGCTATCGCCGCCAGGACGAAGCCGGCACGCCGTACTGCATCACCGTTGACACGGACACGTTGACCGACAAGACCGTGACGATCCGCGACCGCGACACCCTGGAGCAAACCCGCGTGAAAATCGACGAAGTCGCCGCCGTGATCCACACTCTGCTAAGATGA
- a CDS encoding VWA domain-containing protein, with product MRATISSLTTIFTLLLCIFATGNRCQAVEPATTAETQKIAKILAGRSDTVRLRTALAIDQNITSRVQALPAMSDALNTLIERLDEKDREEPIPPGVAQLISTLSKVDRDDAVAPLSAAVNAPSIAWATFTIDAVGQNKHHSMIPELVDAFDGPLCSSHYGLRFALVRSLLLMQHPDALEALGRLRTRIDGQLRHKLDVELDKLTVDDFWGDDQRFAAWTAGDYLKQPINRPLSPDSMFKSASYSESANRMRLTRQKYYDIDIYAKRLLFVIDRSGSMAQVGYRGTRIAKAKQELIAAIRGLEPDTEFSILVFDTDIRAYSESLQIATDENKQKAIRYVSALNCGKKTNTYGALRRAIEFDYQLEAIFVLTDGRPTTGQVVVPELILTDILQRNQFRNITINTVAIAAEESLAGFLQGLTTPSGGEYRVVD from the coding sequence ATGCGTGCAACGATTTCATCTCTGACCACGATCTTCACTCTGCTCCTGTGCATTTTCGCAACAGGAAATCGATGCCAAGCCGTTGAGCCCGCAACCACCGCAGAGACACAAAAGATCGCCAAGATCCTTGCCGGTCGTAGCGACACCGTTCGTCTGCGAACGGCATTGGCGATCGACCAAAATATCACCTCACGTGTCCAAGCCCTGCCGGCAATGTCGGATGCCTTGAACACGCTGATCGAACGCCTCGATGAAAAGGATCGCGAAGAACCGATCCCGCCTGGCGTGGCTCAACTGATTTCAACGCTCAGTAAAGTCGATCGCGACGATGCAGTCGCCCCTCTCTCAGCAGCGGTCAATGCGCCAAGTATCGCATGGGCTACCTTCACGATCGATGCGGTCGGACAAAACAAACATCACAGCATGATCCCGGAACTGGTCGATGCCTTCGACGGACCACTCTGCTCCAGTCACTATGGTCTGCGATTCGCTCTGGTCCGATCGCTACTGCTGATGCAGCACCCTGATGCCTTGGAAGCCCTCGGACGGTTGCGCACACGCATCGACGGCCAATTGCGTCATAAACTGGATGTGGAACTAGACAAGTTGACGGTCGATGATTTTTGGGGAGACGATCAACGGTTCGCCGCGTGGACCGCGGGCGACTACTTGAAACAGCCCATCAATCGCCCGCTGTCGCCCGACTCGATGTTCAAATCCGCCAGCTACAGCGAATCAGCTAATCGAATGCGTCTGACTCGTCAGAAGTACTACGACATCGACATCTATGCCAAGCGCTTGCTGTTCGTCATCGATCGCAGCGGCAGCATGGCCCAAGTCGGCTATCGCGGAACGCGGATCGCTAAAGCCAAACAGGAGTTGATCGCGGCGATCCGAGGCTTGGAACCCGATACGGAGTTCAGCATCCTGGTTTTCGATACCGACATTCGCGCCTACAGCGAATCGCTGCAAATAGCGACGGACGAGAACAAACAAAAAGCCATCCGTTATGTCAGCGCGCTGAACTGCGGCAAGAAAACGAACACCTACGGTGCGTTGCGTCGTGCGATCGAGTTCGATTATCAACTCGAAGCCATCTTTGTGTTGACCGACGGGCGCCCCACCACCGGACAAGTGGTCGTCCCGGAACTGATCCTCACCGACATTCTGCAACGCAACCAGTTCCGTAACATCACGATCAACACCGTCGCCATCGCCGCCGAAGAATCCCTCGCCGGATTCCTCCAAGGCCTGACCACCCCCAGCGGCGGCGAATATCGCGTCGTCGACTGA
- a CDS encoding CehA/McbA family metallohydrolase — protein MKLPYRLRIPTLLFSGLLFASVLASPVVTSPTIAAEVSEITPDSHPHLGGKEVDWIYGDYTMHNDLISLTIAAPLSTRDANLTVRDIGASILDLTLNDPSNDQLSAFIPTAGRYYFHDPALVESGSDDNGAYWRCRSSSSATNDGTTATVTYRLGNSDAFVTTTVSLVGEKAPSLTAYDGIRADKTFQLTSLDGLAVCRDTFFRQTIGIAANGTDPDAQNKKALTWKNGRPSLLNYDTSQVTKSDGELSWSVRIYPATSTLDLQNVIAAGDENLPMQTFRVVPNLDAFDGENVMRAELSIKPISTVPSNKTPPFIQTDDHGVAHTRLMPGQYQVTMSAIGFAPTQQTITVGVDPKTHTIAATGFSGFIAKINDGNGRPIPAKATIYALSGDAPDFGPDSTRTFVKNCVYSVHGHMRCPLPPGKYEVYFSHGPEFDRVIQTIQISAEQTQSVNVQLKRVVDTTGWVSTELHSHSSPSGDNVSDQYGRVENLLCEHLEFAPCTEHNRISSYQPHLQQMQLSALMATCSGMELTGRLLPVNHQNAFPLHHHPHTQNGGGPRVDDNPVVQIERLAMWDRGSEKLIQTNHPNLHQIYGDLDVDGKPDGGFRGMLQWMDVIEVHPLQTVFENIPDSPPDVREMRIPLFQWLQLLNQGIRIPGVVNTDAHYNHHGSGSLRNWFASSTDDPAEISTAEMIRQAEAGHIIMSTGPFLSVTATSASSKSPAIPGDNLLANDGKVTLSVKVQCPNWLDVNRVQILVNGRRVPEHNRTRKTHGNEFGKLDDVTKFDSTFEIQLDHDAHLIVATIGEGMSMEKVMGTQNPPIAVSNPIYIDIDDNGFQPNGDGLGLPLPGEH, from the coding sequence ATGAAGCTCCCCTACCGCCTTCGCATCCCCACCCTGCTGTTTTCGGGGCTCCTGTTCGCCAGCGTACTCGCCTCGCCCGTCGTCACCTCGCCGACCATCGCCGCGGAAGTCAGCGAGATCACGCCGGACTCGCATCCACATCTCGGCGGCAAAGAAGTCGACTGGATTTACGGCGACTACACCATGCACAACGATCTTATTTCGCTGACGATTGCGGCTCCACTCTCCACTCGTGACGCCAACCTGACCGTCCGCGACATCGGCGCATCGATCCTTGATCTGACCCTCAACGATCCTTCCAACGATCAGCTCAGCGCTTTCATCCCTACCGCTGGCCGCTATTACTTTCACGACCCCGCGTTGGTCGAAAGCGGCAGTGACGACAACGGGGCTTACTGGCGTTGCCGCTCGTCTAGCTCCGCCACCAACGATGGCACAACCGCCACGGTCACCTACCGCCTGGGCAACTCCGACGCCTTTGTCACAACCACCGTCTCCCTCGTCGGCGAGAAAGCTCCCTCGCTTACTGCATACGACGGCATCCGCGCCGACAAAACCTTCCAACTCACCAGCCTCGATGGTCTTGCCGTTTGCCGCGATACCTTCTTTCGACAGACAATCGGAATCGCCGCCAACGGCACCGACCCAGACGCCCAAAACAAAAAGGCACTGACCTGGAAAAACGGTCGCCCCTCCCTACTGAATTACGACACATCACAAGTTACAAAAAGCGACGGCGAACTTTCGTGGAGCGTACGAATCTATCCGGCGACCTCCACACTCGATTTGCAAAACGTCATCGCTGCGGGTGATGAAAACTTGCCCATGCAAACGTTTCGCGTCGTCCCCAACCTCGATGCTTTTGACGGCGAAAACGTCATGCGTGCCGAGCTTTCTATCAAACCGATTTCGACAGTACCATCCAACAAAACGCCTCCATTCATCCAAACGGACGATCATGGCGTCGCCCACACCCGGCTGATGCCCGGTCAGTACCAAGTCACGATGTCGGCGATCGGATTCGCGCCGACTCAGCAGACGATCACCGTCGGCGTCGATCCGAAAACTCACACGATCGCCGCAACAGGCTTCAGCGGGTTCATTGCCAAAATCAACGATGGCAACGGGCGTCCGATCCCGGCCAAAGCAACCATCTACGCCTTGTCCGGCGACGCTCCCGACTTCGGCCCGGACAGCACACGAACCTTCGTCAAGAACTGTGTCTACAGCGTCCACGGCCACATGCGTTGTCCGCTTCCGCCTGGCAAGTACGAAGTCTACTTCAGCCACGGCCCAGAGTTTGACCGAGTGATCCAGACCATCCAGATCAGTGCCGAGCAAACTCAATCCGTCAACGTCCAGCTCAAACGCGTCGTCGACACCACCGGCTGGGTCAGCACCGAGCTGCACAGCCACAGCAGTCCATCCGGGGACAACGTTTCCGATCAATACGGACGTGTGGAAAACTTGCTGTGCGAGCATCTCGAGTTTGCACCCTGTACCGAACACAATCGCATCAGCAGCTACCAGCCGCACCTGCAACAGATGCAACTCTCTGCCCTGATGGCGACCTGCAGCGGCATGGAACTGACCGGACGCCTCTTGCCCGTCAATCACCAAAACGCATTTCCACTGCACCATCACCCTCACACCCAAAACGGTGGCGGCCCACGCGTGGACGACAACCCCGTGGTCCAAATCGAACGTTTAGCGATGTGGGACCGCGGCAGCGAGAAACTGATCCAGACCAATCACCCCAACTTGCACCAGATCTACGGCGACCTTGATGTCGACGGCAAACCCGATGGCGGATTTCGCGGCATGCTGCAGTGGATGGACGTGATCGAAGTCCATCCGTTGCAAACGGTCTTCGAAAACATCCCTGACAGCCCGCCGGACGTTCGCGAAATGCGCATCCCGCTGTTCCAGTGGCTGCAGTTGCTCAACCAAGGCATCCGAATCCCGGGCGTCGTCAACACCGACGCGCACTACAATCACCACGGCAGCGGTTCGCTGCGCAACTGGTTTGCCAGCAGCACCGATGATCCGGCTGAGATTTCGACGGCCGAGATGATTCGTCAAGCAGAAGCCGGACACATCATCATGTCCACCGGCCCGTTCCTCTCCGTGACCGCCACCTCCGCTTCCTCCAAGTCGCCCGCGATCCCAGGCGACAACCTGCTCGCCAACGACGGCAAGGTCACGTTGTCCGTCAAAGTTCAATGCCCCAATTGGCTCGACGTCAATCGCGTGCAAATCCTCGTCAACGGACGACGGGTCCCCGAACACAATCGAACTCGCAAAACCCACGGCAACGAATTCGGCAAACTCGATGACGTGACAAAGTTCGACTCGACCTTTGAAATCCAACTGGATCACGATGCACATTTGATCGTCGCCACGATCGGCGAAGGCATGTCGATGGAAAAAGTCATGGGCACACAGAACCCACCGATCGCCGTCAGCAACCCCATCTATATCGACATCGACGACAACGGTTTCCAACCCAACGGCGACGGCCTAGGCCTCCCCCTGCCCGGCGAACATTGA
- a CDS encoding Uma2 family endonuclease — protein sequence MSAAIKYAPRYTIVVCGAVPSRHLEQAPALIAEILSPSTRQNDLTYKRELCASRKVGTYLIVDPDTKTVEQLSLGKDGGYETVAVSSRLTFTLCGACEIEIGVESLFSD from the coding sequence ATGTCTGCAGCGATTAAATATGCGCCGCGTTACACGATCGTCGTCTGTGGAGCAGTGCCGAGCCGACATCTTGAGCAGGCACCAGCGTTGATCGCCGAGATCCTTTCACCCTCAACGCGACAGAACGACCTGACCTACAAACGAGAACTTTGCGCCAGTCGGAAAGTTGGCACGTATCTGATCGTTGATCCGGATACCAAGACAGTTGAGCAGTTGTCACTCGGGAAAGACGGCGGTTACGAGACTGTCGCTGTGTCGAGTCGATTGACATTCACTCTGTGCGGTGCCTGCGAGATTGAAATCGGGGTGGAAAGTTTGTTTTCTGACTGA